One window from the genome of Acanthochromis polyacanthus isolate Apoly-LR-REF ecotype Palm Island chromosome 21, KAUST_Apoly_ChrSc, whole genome shotgun sequence encodes:
- the wipi2 gene encoding WD repeat domain phosphoinositide-interacting protein 2, with translation MNLASQSGDAGGSQLLFANFNQDNTSLAVGTKSGYKFFSLSSVDKLEQIYECTDTEDVCIVERLFSSSLVAIVSLKAPRKLKVCHFKKGTEICNYSYSNTILAVKLNRQRLIVCLEESLYIHNIRDMKVLHTIRETPPNPSGLCALSISNDNCYLAYPGSATIGEVQVFDTVNLRAANMIPAHDSPLAALAFDASGTKLATASEKGTVIRVFSIPEGQKLFEFRRGVKRCVSICSLAFSMEGLYLSASSNTETVHIFKLETQKEKYVPAEEPTTWGGYLGKVLMASTTYLPSQVTEMFTQGRAFATVRLPFCGHKNICALAVIQKIPRLLVAAADGYLYLYNLDPQEGGECTLMKQHRLDGTAEPPNEILEPGTHDRPLVTQTYSAAVTKGYCEEQGAVGGAGLEDDLNDLRLEEENEQPPLILETD, from the exons ATGAACTTGGCCAGTCAAAGTGGGGACGCTGGCGGAAGCCAGCTCCTCTTCGCCAACTTTAACCAGGACAACAC GTCCTTAGCTGTTGGCACCAAATCAGGCTACAAGTTTTTCTCCCTGTCCTCTGTGGACAAATTGGAGCAGATATATGAATGTA CTGACACGGAGGATGTGTGTATTGTGGAGCGTCTGTTCTCCAGCAGCCTGGTGGCCATAGTGAGCCTGAAGGCCCCAAGGAAGCTCAAAGTCTGTCACTTCAAGAAGGGAACTGAGATCTGCAACTACTCCTATTCTAACACCATACTGGCTGTCAAACTCAACAGACAG AGACTGATAGTGTGTCTGGAGGAGTCACTTTACATTCACAACATCCGAGACATGAAAGTGCTGCATACCATCAGAGAGACTCCGCCCAATCCTTCAG GATTGTGTGCCCTCTCCATCAGTAATGATAACTGCTACCTGGCGTACCCCGGCAGTGCTACGATAGGAGAGGTCCAGGTGTTTGACACAGTCAACTTG CGAGCAGCAAATATGATTCCAGCCCACGACAGCCCGTTAGCAGCCCTGGCATTTGATGCTAGTGGAACCAAACTGGCCACAGCCTCAGAGAAG GGCACAGTCATCCGTGTCTTCTCCATCCCAGAGGGACAGAAGCTCTTTGAGTTCCGGCGAGGAGTCAAGAG ATGTGTGAGCATCTGTTCGCTGGCGTTCAGCATGGAGGGCCTGTATCTCTCTGCCTCCAGCAACACAGAGACAGTCCACATCTTCAAACTAGAGACACAGAAGGAGAAGTATGT gcCAGCGGAGGAGCCCACCACATGGGGAGGTTACCTGGGAAAGGTCTTGATGGCATCCACCACCTATCTGCCTTCCCAGGTCACAGAAATGTTCACCCAGGGGCGAGCCTTTGCCACCGTACGTCTGCCTTTCTGCGGACATAAGAACATCTGCGCCTTAGCTGT CATTCAGAAGATTCCCAGGTTGTTGGTTGCGGCGGCTGATGGTTACCTGTATTTGTACAACCTGGATCCACAAGAAGGAGGAGAGTGTACGCTTATGAAGCAGCACAg GTTAGACGGCACCGCGGAGCCTCCGAATGAGATCCTTGAGCCGGGAACACATGATCGCCCGCTTGTGACCCAAACCTACAGTGCTGCTGTCACTAAAG GTTACTGCGAAGAACAGGGTGCCGTGGGAGGGGCCGGGCTAGAAGACGACCTAAACGACTTACGCTTGGAGGAGGAGAACGAGCAGCCGCCGCTCATCCTAGAAACTGACTGA
- the mmd2a gene encoding monocyte to macrophage differentiation factor 2a isoform X1 — MFSCLDARRWDIRNGESVVRTALAGLLLRASTQPTPEMDFKKTKFGRFMNCRVPGTKRYQPTEYEHAANCATHGLWILPSLVGGSVLYFLSVDQWHCVAAWLYGSGLTGLFITSTLFHTAAWKISHLRTVEQRFHMCDRMAIYFFIAASYSPWLMLRELGPWACHMRWLIWVMACIGSMYVFFFHERYKLVELLGYVTMGAVPALVILSMVERAGVCELAVGGVFYVVGIVFFKSDGLVPFAHAIWHLFVAVGAGIHYYAIWRYLYLPGPVLQTSR; from the exons atgttttcatgtttggaCGCACGGCGGTGGGATATCCGGAATGGGGAATCCGTAGTAAGGACCGCACTGGCTGGTTTACTGTTGCGCGCATCCACACAGCCTACGCCAGAGATGGACTTTAAGAAGACTAAATTTGGAAG GTTCATGAACTGCAGGGTGCCAGGCACTAAGAGATACCAGCCCACCGAATACGAACATGCTGCAAACTGTGCCACGCACGGG CTGTGGATCCTCCCCAGTCTGGTGGGCGGGTCTGtgctctacttcctgtctgtggaCCAATGGCATTGTGTCGCTGCCTGGCTCTATGGGAGTGGTCTCACCGGCCTGTTCATCACCTCCACGCTCTTCCACACTGCTGCCTGGAAAATCAGCCACCTccg GACAGTGGAGCAGCGTTTCCACATGTGCGACAGAATGGCCATCTACTTCTTCATCGCAGCCTCCTACTCTCCCTG GTTGATGCTGAGGGAGCTGGGGCCCTGGGCGTGCCACATGCGCTGGCTAATCTGGGTCATGGCTTGCATCGGATCCATGTATGTCTTCTTTTTCCATGAGAG GTACAAGCTGGTAGAGCTGCTGGGTTATGTCACCATGGGGGCCGTTCCTGCTTTGGTCATTCTGTCCATG GTGGAACGTGCAGGTGTGTGTGAACTGGCCGTGGGAGGTGTTTTCTACGTGGTGGGCATCGTCTTCTTTAAGAGCGATGGCCTCGTCCCGTTCGCCCACGCCATCTGGCATCTGTTTGTCGCAGTCGGAGCAGGCATTCATTATTATGCCATCTGGAGGTACCTGTACTTGCCTGGACCAGTGCTGCAGACGTCGAGATGA
- the mmd2a gene encoding monocyte to macrophage differentiation factor 2a isoform X2 encodes MRFMNCRVPGTKRYQPTEYEHAANCATHGLWILPSLVGGSVLYFLSVDQWHCVAAWLYGSGLTGLFITSTLFHTAAWKISHLRTVEQRFHMCDRMAIYFFIAASYSPWLMLRELGPWACHMRWLIWVMACIGSMYVFFFHERYKLVELLGYVTMGAVPALVILSMVERAGVCELAVGGVFYVVGIVFFKSDGLVPFAHAIWHLFVAVGAGIHYYAIWRYLYLPGPVLQTSR; translated from the exons ATGAG GTTCATGAACTGCAGGGTGCCAGGCACTAAGAGATACCAGCCCACCGAATACGAACATGCTGCAAACTGTGCCACGCACGGG CTGTGGATCCTCCCCAGTCTGGTGGGCGGGTCTGtgctctacttcctgtctgtggaCCAATGGCATTGTGTCGCTGCCTGGCTCTATGGGAGTGGTCTCACCGGCCTGTTCATCACCTCCACGCTCTTCCACACTGCTGCCTGGAAAATCAGCCACCTccg GACAGTGGAGCAGCGTTTCCACATGTGCGACAGAATGGCCATCTACTTCTTCATCGCAGCCTCCTACTCTCCCTG GTTGATGCTGAGGGAGCTGGGGCCCTGGGCGTGCCACATGCGCTGGCTAATCTGGGTCATGGCTTGCATCGGATCCATGTATGTCTTCTTTTTCCATGAGAG GTACAAGCTGGTAGAGCTGCTGGGTTATGTCACCATGGGGGCCGTTCCTGCTTTGGTCATTCTGTCCATG GTGGAACGTGCAGGTGTGTGTGAACTGGCCGTGGGAGGTGTTTTCTACGTGGTGGGCATCGTCTTCTTTAAGAGCGATGGCCTCGTCCCGTTCGCCCACGCCATCTGGCATCTGTTTGTCGCAGTCGGAGCAGGCATTCATTATTATGCCATCTGGAGGTACCTGTACTTGCCTGGACCAGTGCTGCAGACGTCGAGATGA